Genomic window (Corynebacterium simulans):
GAGTTAACCGCGGTGTTGGTAGTTCTCTTTCAACTCTTTCGCTTTTACCAATGCGATGTGCGGTTTGCTCGATAACAATCTCTGTTCTGCTTTGGAAAGGTTTCCCGTGATCCGCAACTTCAAGCGCACCGCTGCAATTTTCGGCATTGTTGCCGCAACCTCCACCGGCCTTGTTGCCTGCTCTGAATCCGGTTCGGGCTCTGAGGGCGGCTCTGAGGTCTCCGGTGACCTCACCGGTGAGGGCGCATCCTCCCAGAAGAGCGCAATGTCCGTCTTCGAGAAGGCCTTCCTGGACGAGCACCCTGACGCTAACTTCTCCTACACCTCCTCCGGCTCCGGCGCTGGCGTTGAGGCTTTCACCAACGGCACCGTTGACTTCGCTGGTTCCGACTCCGCTCTGAAGGAGGACAAGGGTGAGGTTGAGGCTGCCAAGAAGCGTTGCGAGGGCAACGACGCATGGCACCTACCAACCACCATCGGCCCGGTTGCAATCGCATACAACCTGGGTGACAAGGAAGTAAACCTGAAGACCGAGACCCTGGCAAAGATCTTCAAGGGCGAGATCACCAAGTGGAATGACGAAGAGATCAAGGCTTCCAACGAGGGTGTTGACCTCCCAGATACCGACATCACTGTCATCTTCCGTTCTGACGAGTCCGGTACCTCCGACAACTTCCAGAAGTTCCTGAAGACCGCCACCGGCAACTGGGACAACGAGGGCAAGCAGTTCCCGGACGCTGTCGGCGAGGGTGCAAACGGTTCCTCCGGCGTTGCTGACCAGGTTGCTTCCATCGAAGGTGCAATCACCTACGTTGAGGCTGGCTACGCACACCAGAAGGAATCTGACGGCGTCAAGATTGCCAAGATCGACTTCGGCAACGGCCCGGTTGAGCTGTCCAACGAAACCGTCGGCGTTGCACTCGACAACCTGAAGTTCAAGGAGACCGGCTCCGAGCACAACATGGTTGTTGACTCTGAGGCTCTCTTCGGCTCCGACACCAAGGGTTCCTACCCGCTCATCCTGACCACCTACAACATCGTTTGCTCCGCTGGTTACGATGAGGAGACCTCCGCGCTGGTCAAGGCTTTCTTCAAGACCGTTCTGGATAACCAGAGCTCCGACCTCGAGTCCGCTGGATTCATTCCTGTTACCGGTGACCACCTCGAGCGTCTGAAGTCTGCTGTTGACGCAATCCAGTAATTTGCTGGATACGCAATAAAAGACAGCACTGCCCGCCCCCAAATCCGTTCATCAGAGCGCCTTTGGGGGCTGCGGTGTGTTGCACATTAATTCCCACAGTTTCCGTTGAAAAGGATTTCGTAGTCTCATGGCAGACAACAATCTCACCACGGCGCCACCAAATGAGCAGACAGAAGCCGCCTCGCGGCCTGCTTCTTCTGCTGGTAGCTCCGAGGCCGCAATCGTGAAGTCCGGTTCGGGTGTAAAACGCCCAGGTGACCGAATTTTCGAGTTTCTCTCCACCGCCTCCGCAACCTTAATCACCGTGATGATCGCTGCCATTGCAGCCTTCCTGATTTGGCGCGCAGTGCCTGCACTGAACGTCAACGAGGGCGGCTTCCTAGGCTTTTTCACCTACGGTCAGCGCTGGGAGACTAACAACACTGACGCAATGCAGTTCGGTATCCCGACCATGTTCGGCTCCACGGTGCTCATCTCCGTTGTTGCCTTGCTGATCGCGATGCCGGTTGCGCTTGGCATTGCTATCTTCCTTTCCAACTACGCTCCGGCCCGCGCAGTGAAGCCGCTTGGCTTCTTGGTCGA
Coding sequences:
- the pstS gene encoding phosphate ABC transporter substrate-binding protein PstS; amino-acid sequence: MIRNFKRTAAIFGIVAATSTGLVACSESGSGSEGGSEVSGDLTGEGASSQKSAMSVFEKAFLDEHPDANFSYTSSGSGAGVEAFTNGTVDFAGSDSALKEDKGEVEAAKKRCEGNDAWHLPTTIGPVAIAYNLGDKEVNLKTETLAKIFKGEITKWNDEEIKASNEGVDLPDTDITVIFRSDESGTSDNFQKFLKTATGNWDNEGKQFPDAVGEGANGSSGVADQVASIEGAITYVEAGYAHQKESDGVKIAKIDFGNGPVELSNETVGVALDNLKFKETGSEHNMVVDSEALFGSDTKGSYPLILTTYNIVCSAGYDEETSALVKAFFKTVLDNQSSDLESAGFIPVTGDHLERLKSAVDAIQ